Proteins from one Blattabacterium cuenoti genomic window:
- the surE gene encoding 5'/3'-nucleotidase SurE: MKKKPIILVTNDDGIIAPGIRALIHAMNPLGDVYVVAPNKPQSGVGHAITMDTVLYCDSVKIDNGNQKEWECSGTPVDCVKLAINKILPRKPDICVSGINHGSNSSINVMYSGTISAVIEASIEGIPSIGFSLLDFDWNADFEVSKKYVYQIVKKILHKTDPISENKISLNVNIPKLKEEDIKGIKICRQAESKWKESFDKRSNPKGRIYYWLVGDFINSDKRIDTDEWALENGYVSIVPIQFDLTNYPILNILKSWNFVFFISILYSWIL, translated from the coding sequence ATGAAGAAAAAACCAATTATTTTAGTAACAAATGATGACGGAATTATTGCTCCAGGAATTAGAGCACTTATTCATGCTATGAATCCTTTAGGTGACGTGTATGTTGTTGCTCCAAATAAGCCTCAGTCTGGTGTAGGACACGCTATAACTATGGATACAGTTTTATATTGTGATTCTGTAAAAATCGATAACGGTAACCAAAAGGAATGGGAATGTTCAGGAACACCTGTAGATTGTGTAAAGTTAGCCATTAACAAAATTCTTCCGAGAAAACCTGATATTTGTGTATCAGGGATTAACCATGGATCAAATTCTTCTATAAATGTTATGTATTCTGGAACAATTTCTGCTGTTATTGAAGCGAGTATTGAAGGTATTCCATCTATAGGATTTTCTCTACTCGATTTTGACTGGAATGCTGATTTTGAGGTATCAAAAAAATATGTTTATCAAATTGTGAAAAAAATACTTCATAAAACTGATCCTATTTCAGAAAATAAAATTAGTTTAAATGTAAACATTCCAAAATTGAAAGAAGAAGATATAAAAGGGATTAAAATATGTAGACAAGCGGAATCTAAATGGAAAGAAAGTTTTGATAAAAGATCTAATCCAAAAGGAAGAATTTATTACTGGTTAGTAGGTGATTTTATCAATTCTGATAAAAGAATAGATACAGATGAATGGGCATTAGAAAATGGATACGTGTCTATCGTTCCTATTCAATTTGATTTAACAAATTATCCTATATTAAATATTTTAAAATCCTGGAATTTTGTATTTTTTATTTCTATATTGTATTCATGGATTCTCTGA
- the ruvB gene encoding Holliday junction branch migration DNA helicase RuvB: MLSSLEGSFNPKTIQDFVGQHDILENLKVFIQASKKRKDALDHILFHGPPGLGKTTLAHIVANELCVNITITSGSILDKPGDLAGLLIHLKLNDVIFIDEIHRLSPIVEEYLYSAMENYKIDIIIDTGSNAKSVQIDLSPFTLIGATTRSGLLTEPMRSRFGINFRLNYYENKLLKNIVNRSAKFLNIPITEEASSEIANRSRGTPRIANTLLRRIRDFAQIKGNGIIDLNICNLGLQALNVDKKGLSEMDKRILISIIDTFKGGPVGINTISTAVSENSDTIEEVYEPFLIKEGYLIRTPRGRKVTQLAYQHLRRNSEKK, encoded by the coding sequence GTGTTATCTTCTTTAGAAGGATCTTTCAATCCAAAAACTATTCAAGATTTCGTTGGACAACATGATATACTGGAAAATCTAAAAGTTTTTATTCAGGCTTCTAAAAAAAGAAAAGACGCTTTGGACCATATTTTGTTTCATGGACCTCCAGGATTGGGTAAAACAACACTTGCTCATATTGTAGCTAATGAATTATGTGTTAATATCACGATTACTTCAGGTTCAATATTAGATAAACCAGGAGATTTAGCTGGTTTATTAATTCATTTAAAATTAAATGATGTTATTTTTATTGATGAAATTCATAGACTTTCTCCAATAGTTGAAGAATATTTGTATTCTGCTATGGAAAATTATAAAATAGATATTATCATAGATACTGGGTCTAACGCAAAATCAGTACAGATAGATTTATCTCCTTTTACTTTAATAGGAGCAACTACAAGATCTGGGTTGCTCACAGAACCTATGCGTTCTAGATTTGGAATTAATTTTCGTCTTAATTATTATGAAAATAAATTGTTGAAAAATATTGTAAATAGAAGTGCAAAATTTCTAAACATTCCGATTACAGAAGAAGCTTCTTCTGAAATAGCTAATAGAAGCAGAGGAACTCCACGTATAGCTAACACTTTACTTCGTAGAATTCGTGATTTTGCTCAAATAAAAGGAAATGGAATTATTGATTTAAATATATGCAATTTAGGATTGCAAGCTCTTAATGTAGACAAAAAAGGATTATCCGAGATGGATAAAAGGATTCTTATATCTATTATAGATACTTTTAAAGGTGGACCTGTAGGAATTAACACTATATCTACAGCTGTAAGCGAAAATTCAGATACGATAGAAGAAGTTTATGAACCTTTTCTTATCAAAGAAGGGTATTTAATTAGAACTCCTAGAGGAAGAAAAGTTACTCAATTAGCTTATCAACATCTAAGACGAAATTCTGAAAAAAAATAG
- a CDS encoding adenylosuccinate synthase, protein MPSNVIVGLQWGDEGKGKITDLLSKNSDYVIRYQGGNNSGHSIHIKNHRFILHLIPSGVIYSHIKCIVGPGVVVDPKSFIKEIKDLELMDIDTSKVFLAKRAHVTMPYHRLLDQYKEETLGYKSIGTTHRGIGPTYEDKTARIGIRLLDFLNIKDFYQKLKYNIDFKNLIITKVYKREPLIFKSIYEEYVEYAKIISNRIIDSVYEIHNAFHNGKKILFEGAQAILLDINYGTYPYVTTSSPSTGGVCIGAGVPPNFLGNFIGVAKAYCTRVGFGPFPTEIQNNINDVIRKKGNEYGATTKRSRRCGWLDLMALKYSCTINGINYLIITKLDVLSELETIKVCVEYKWNGRIIKYFPANIEKDIQSVYIDFPGWKKDISHINEYENLPENCKKYIKFIEDYLNLEILLISVGSERNKNIIKNKYSFFKIFS, encoded by the coding sequence ATGCCTTCAAATGTTATTGTCGGTCTCCAATGGGGTGACGAGGGAAAAGGAAAAATTACAGATTTACTTTCTAAAAATTCAGATTATGTAATCCGTTATCAGGGAGGAAATAATTCTGGTCATTCTATTCATATAAAAAACCATCGTTTTATTCTTCATTTGATTCCTTCTGGAGTTATTTATTCTCATATAAAATGTATTGTTGGACCAGGTGTTGTTGTAGATCCTAAATCTTTTATTAAAGAAATAAAAGATTTAGAATTAATGGATATTGATACATCCAAAGTTTTTTTAGCAAAAAGAGCACACGTCACTATGCCTTATCATCGTTTGCTAGATCAATATAAAGAAGAAACATTGGGATATAAATCTATTGGGACTACACATCGTGGAATAGGTCCTACTTATGAAGACAAAACAGCACGTATAGGAATACGTTTATTGGATTTTTTAAATATTAAGGATTTTTATCAAAAACTAAAATATAATATAGATTTCAAAAATCTAATTATTACAAAAGTTTATAAAAGAGAGCCTCTGATTTTTAAATCTATTTATGAAGAATATGTAGAATATGCAAAAATTATTTCTAATCGTATTATAGATTCTGTTTATGAAATTCATAATGCTTTTCATAATGGGAAAAAAATTCTATTTGAAGGAGCTCAGGCTATTTTATTGGATATTAATTATGGAACATATCCATATGTAACTACTTCTTCTCCTTCTACAGGAGGTGTCTGTATAGGAGCAGGAGTCCCACCTAATTTTTTAGGTAATTTTATAGGAGTTGCAAAAGCATATTGTACACGTGTAGGATTTGGTCCTTTTCCTACAGAAATTCAAAATAATATAAATGACGTTATACGCAAGAAAGGCAACGAATATGGAGCAACAACAAAACGTTCAAGAAGATGTGGATGGTTAGATTTAATGGCTCTTAAATATTCTTGTACAATTAATGGAATTAATTATTTAATTATTACAAAACTAGATGTATTAAGCGAGTTAGAAACTATTAAAGTTTGTGTAGAATACAAATGGAATGGAAGAATTATCAAATATTTTCCAGCAAATATAGAGAAGGATATACAAAGTGTTTATATAGATTTTCCTGGCTGGAAAAAGGATATATCTCATATCAATGAATATGAAAATTTACCAGAAAATTGTAAGAAATATATTAAATTTATTGAAGATTATCTAAATTTAGAAATACTTTTAATTTCTGTAGGATCTGAAAGAAATAAAAATATTATTAAAAATAAATATTCATTTTTTAAAATTTTTTCTTAA
- the purB gene encoding adenylosuccinate lyase — protein sequence MKEYKNPLVERYSSKEMLYNFSPKKKFSTWRKLWLYLAETQKELGLNISDEQIYDLKEHLYDIDWDRVFFYEKKFRHDVMAHLYAFGEKAKKAKPIIHLGATSAFLGDNTDIITIRDGLEILLKKVVNLIFRLRNFSIEYHNVPTLAFTHYQAAQLTTVGKRSSLWIQSLLLDLEELEFRLKNIHFRGVKGTVGSADSFKELFKGNLQKVKNLEKKISYKFGFQNVFSITGQTYDRKVDSQILNLLSNISQSSHKFSNDLRLLQNLKEMEEPFDDNQIGSSAMAYKRNPIRSERIASLAKYVISLSNSSAIVAATQWLERTLDDSANRRLVIGQSFLAVDAILMIWNNILENIVVYPKIIEKHVEEELPFLITEHIIIECVKNGGDRQEIHDRIRIHSMETNRKIKLEGKENDFIQRISRDKKIPIHKKKIDQMLNPENFIGFSSDQTLEFIDKKVNPILNRFHHLIDSDISNMDRQI from the coding sequence GTGAAAGAATATAAAAATCCTTTAGTAGAACGATATAGTAGCAAAGAAATGTTATATAATTTTTCTCCAAAAAAAAAATTTTCTACTTGGAGAAAATTGTGGTTGTATTTAGCGGAAACACAAAAAGAATTAGGGTTAAATATCAGCGATGAACAAATCTATGATTTAAAAGAACATTTGTATGATATTGATTGGGATAGAGTTTTTTTTTATGAAAAAAAATTTCGTCATGATGTAATGGCGCATTTATATGCTTTCGGAGAAAAGGCTAAAAAAGCAAAACCTATTATTCATTTAGGTGCTACTAGTGCATTTTTAGGGGATAATACGGATATTATTACGATTCGTGATGGATTAGAAATTTTACTTAAAAAAGTAGTTAATTTAATTTTTCGTCTTAGAAATTTTTCCATAGAATATCATAATGTACCTACTTTAGCTTTCACACATTATCAAGCTGCTCAGTTAACAACTGTAGGCAAACGTTCTTCTTTATGGATACAAAGCTTGCTTTTAGATTTAGAAGAATTAGAATTTAGACTTAAAAATATTCATTTCAGAGGAGTAAAAGGGACAGTAGGATCAGCTGATAGTTTTAAAGAATTATTTAAAGGAAACTTACAAAAAGTAAAAAATTTAGAAAAAAAAATATCCTATAAATTTGGATTTCAAAATGTTTTTTCAATTACAGGACAAACTTACGATAGAAAAGTAGATTCTCAAATATTAAACTTATTATCCAATATTTCTCAATCCTCTCACAAATTTAGCAATGATTTACGTTTGCTTCAGAATTTGAAAGAAATGGAAGAACCTTTTGACGACAATCAAATTGGATCCAGTGCTATGGCTTATAAACGTAATCCTATACGTAGTGAGAGAATTGCTTCTTTAGCAAAGTATGTTATTTCTTTATCAAATAGTTCTGCCATAGTTGCAGCAACTCAATGGTTAGAACGTACTTTGGATGATTCTGCTAACAGAAGATTAGTTATAGGACAATCATTTTTGGCTGTAGATGCTATTTTAATGATTTGGAATAACATATTAGAAAATATTGTTGTATATCCTAAAATCATTGAAAAACATGTTGAAGAAGAACTTCCATTTTTAATAACTGAGCACATCATTATAGAATGTGTCAAAAATGGAGGAGATAGACAAGAAATTCATGATAGAATACGAATTCATTCTATGGAAACAAATAGGAAAATAAAATTAGAAGGAAAGGAAAATGATTTTATTCAACGTATTTCTCGTGATAAAAAAATACCAATTCATAAAAAAAAAATAGATCAAATGCTCAATCCAGAAAATTTTATAGGATTTTCTTCTGATCAAACTTTAGAATTTATTGATAAAAAAGTTAATCCAATATTAAATCGATTTCATCATTTAATTGATTCTGATATATCTAATATGGATAGACAAATTTGA
- a CDS encoding phosphoribosylformylglycinamidine synthase — protein sequence MNLRIYIQKKDPFDIDSRKLYQELKNNIDISLSRVIIYYRYDIFNIRKELLLESLPKIFVDPVTDILHEKINSNNPCIEEVTRKCYDRANAAMQCIKILDPKSNNVFIKSRQLIEFIGINRNKDFYEIKKYHVKIKSDLNEENRKKNDLQVVDHFTDFSIEKINQFHDTCNLSIDKNDLLFIQKYFIQEKRNPTQLELRILDAYWSDHCRHQTFYTNLVNISFDGFLKKTYKNVFNKYLKDKYLIGRSKYPINFMDLSNLPSVIFHKQGKLKNFFPSHEQNACVIKIDVDIVGCKKKEKWYLLFKNETHNHPTEIDPFGGASTCIGGAIRDPLSGRAFVYQGLRLSGAADPTNPKTIDEKFPQHKICLESAYGFSSYGNQVGIATTHVHEIYHEGYRAKRMEIGMVIGAVPTSFIKKRRPKKGDIILLIGGLTGKEGIGGATDSSKEYEENSKKNIPQGQKGNPIIERKIQRFFRKKEVISLIKKCNDFGAGGAAVAIGELSNSLILKLDKIPVKNDKIEALEIALSESQERMAVVLDPKNVEKFIHLAREENIMSTPIAEITDNKRIIFSYKGKEIFNVKSSFLNTRGSYKEQSVCVSSPISISPFEKSKKFLFNKTIFLETLSKLNVASQKSLVEMFDSTVGSTTVLMPFGGKYQMTPCEGSVQKIPVLKGTTNTVSLASWGFHPEISSWSPFHGGAYAIVECISKIVSMGGDYKKSYFSFQEYYQKLGNDPKNWGKPFSALLGAYHAQMSLGLVSIGGKDSMSGTYKNIHVPPTFIAFGVSTGSCLNVISPEFKRIGNKIYLYYHHSLKNEMPDFDSIKKSYDKIYDGIRSGKIVSVQTVKDGGIAIAIAKMSFGNGLGAVINCNKNLLEISIGTLIIESSSPISDDFIPIGEIVSSKSLNFNGISIDINESIKYWLKTFTSVFSYNEIIENVKKVKIPISKEKEWNSIKWKCRFIKKGKPRVFIPVFPGTNNEFESVRAFEKEGSIVKTFVFQNLNDQDIMESIFHIKKQMESVQIFMLCGGFSAGDEPDGAAKFIVSLLHNPYIKDSIQRFLDKDGLILGICNGFQGLIKSGLLPYGKICLRNYKSPTLTYNKIEKHISQCVHIKVISDQSPWLNGMKNKIYNLPISHSEGRFYAKKEIIKILFQKNQIATQYVDLKGNPSLERLYNPNGSVSAVEGLLSENGKIYGRMTHPERYDNGLLKNIPNVHEHSIFKNAVQFFL from the coding sequence ATGAATCTTAGAATTTATATACAAAAAAAAGATCCTTTTGATATTGATTCTAGAAAATTATATCAGGAATTAAAAAATAATATAGATATTTCATTATCTCGAGTGATTATTTATTATAGATATGATATATTTAATATAAGGAAAGAACTTTTATTAGAAAGTTTACCCAAAATTTTTGTAGATCCTGTCACAGATATTTTACATGAAAAAATAAATTCAAATAATCCATGTATAGAAGAAGTTACGAGAAAGTGTTATGACCGTGCAAATGCTGCTATGCAATGCATAAAAATTTTAGATCCTAAATCCAATAATGTTTTTATAAAAAGCAGACAATTGATTGAATTCATTGGAATTAATAGAAACAAAGATTTTTATGAAATTAAAAAATATCATGTAAAAATAAAATCGGATCTTAATGAAGAAAATAGAAAAAAAAATGATCTACAAGTTGTAGATCATTTCACAGATTTTTCTATTGAAAAAATCAATCAATTTCATGATACTTGTAATCTGTCCATAGATAAAAATGATTTGTTATTTATACAAAAATATTTTATTCAAGAAAAACGAAATCCAACGCAATTAGAATTGCGTATATTGGATGCTTATTGGTCAGATCATTGTAGACATCAAACTTTTTATACAAATTTAGTGAATATCTCTTTTGATGGTTTTTTAAAAAAAACATACAAAAATGTTTTTAATAAATATTTAAAAGATAAATATTTAATTGGAAGGTCAAAATATCCTATTAATTTCATGGATTTATCTAATCTTCCTTCTGTAATTTTTCATAAACAAGGGAAATTAAAAAATTTTTTTCCATCTCATGAACAGAATGCGTGTGTCATTAAGATAGATGTCGACATAGTTGGTTGTAAAAAAAAAGAGAAATGGTATTTATTATTTAAAAATGAAACACACAATCATCCTACTGAAATTGATCCCTTTGGTGGAGCTTCTACCTGCATAGGGGGTGCTATTAGAGATCCTTTGTCTGGAAGGGCTTTTGTTTATCAAGGGCTAAGATTAAGTGGAGCAGCTGATCCTACAAATCCAAAAACCATTGATGAAAAATTTCCGCAACATAAAATTTGTTTAGAATCAGCTTATGGATTTAGTTCTTATGGAAATCAAGTAGGAATAGCGACAACACATGTTCATGAAATTTATCATGAAGGATATAGAGCGAAAAGAATGGAAATTGGAATGGTTATTGGAGCTGTACCTACTAGTTTTATAAAGAAAAGAAGACCAAAAAAAGGAGATATAATTTTATTAATTGGAGGATTAACAGGAAAAGAAGGAATAGGGGGAGCTACTGATTCTTCTAAGGAGTATGAGGAAAATTCCAAAAAAAATATACCACAGGGACAAAAAGGAAATCCAATAATAGAAAGAAAAATACAGAGATTTTTTAGAAAAAAAGAAGTTATTTCTTTAATCAAAAAATGCAATGATTTTGGGGCAGGTGGAGCTGCAGTTGCTATAGGAGAGTTAAGCAATAGTTTAATCCTTAAACTAGATAAAATACCTGTAAAAAATGATAAAATAGAAGCTCTTGAAATTGCTCTTTCAGAATCTCAAGAACGTATGGCTGTGGTATTAGATCCCAAAAATGTGGAAAAATTTATTCATTTGGCTCGTGAAGAGAATATTATGTCTACACCTATAGCAGAAATAACTGACAATAAACGTATCATTTTTTCCTATAAAGGAAAAGAAATTTTTAACGTAAAAAGTTCTTTCTTGAATACAAGAGGCTCCTATAAAGAACAATCTGTTTGTGTAAGTTCTCCTATTTCAATTTCTCCTTTTGAAAAATCAAAAAAATTTTTGTTTAACAAAACAATTTTTTTAGAGACTCTTTCCAAATTAAATGTAGCTTCTCAGAAGAGTTTAGTAGAAATGTTTGATAGTACTGTAGGTTCTACTACAGTTTTAATGCCTTTTGGAGGAAAATATCAAATGACTCCATGTGAAGGAAGCGTTCAAAAAATTCCTGTTTTAAAAGGAACTACAAATACTGTAAGCTTAGCGTCTTGGGGATTTCATCCTGAAATTTCTTCTTGGAGTCCTTTTCATGGAGGAGCTTATGCAATTGTAGAATGTATTTCTAAAATTGTTTCTATGGGAGGAGATTATAAGAAATCCTATTTTAGTTTTCAAGAATATTATCAAAAATTAGGAAATGATCCAAAAAATTGGGGGAAACCTTTTTCTGCTTTATTGGGAGCTTATCATGCACAAATGTCTTTAGGTTTGGTTTCTATTGGAGGAAAAGACTCTATGTCAGGAACATATAAAAATATACATGTCCCTCCAACATTTATTGCTTTTGGAGTATCCACTGGTTCATGTTTAAATGTTATTTCTCCTGAATTTAAAAGGATAGGAAATAAAATTTATTTGTATTATCATCATTCATTAAAAAATGAAATGCCAGATTTTGATTCCATAAAAAAATCTTATGATAAAATCTATGATGGAATTCGTTCAGGAAAAATTGTTTCAGTACAAACAGTAAAAGATGGAGGGATTGCTATTGCTATTGCAAAAATGTCATTTGGAAATGGTTTAGGAGCGGTCATAAATTGCAACAAAAATTTGCTTGAAATAAGTATAGGTACCTTAATTATAGAATCTTCATCTCCTATTTCAGATGATTTTATTCCAATAGGAGAAATAGTTTCTTCAAAATCATTAAATTTTAATGGAATATCTATTGATATTAATGAATCTATAAAATATTGGTTAAAAACCTTTACTTCTGTGTTTTCTTACAATGAAATTATAGAAAATGTTAAAAAAGTAAAAATACCAATCAGTAAAGAAAAAGAATGGAATTCTATAAAGTGGAAATGTAGGTTTATAAAAAAAGGGAAACCACGTGTATTTATTCCAGTATTTCCTGGAACAAATAATGAGTTTGAATCTGTTCGTGCATTTGAAAAAGAAGGATCTATAGTAAAAACTTTTGTTTTTCAAAATTTAAATGATCAAGATATTATGGAATCCATATTTCATATTAAAAAACAGATGGAATCTGTGCAAATATTTATGCTTTGTGGAGGTTTTAGCGCTGGAGACGAACCAGATGGAGCCGCCAAGTTTATTGTATCTCTATTACATAATCCATATATTAAGGACTCCATTCAACGTTTTCTTGATAAAGATGGATTGATACTAGGTATTTGTAACGGATTTCAAGGTTTGATAAAATCTGGATTGTTACCTTATGGTAAAATTTGTTTAAGGAATTATAAGTCTCCTACGTTAACTTATAATAAAATAGAAAAACATATATCTCAATGTGTTCATATAAAAGTAATTTCTGATCAATCTCCATGGTTAAATGGAATGAAAAATAAAATATATAATCTTCCTATATCTCATAGTGAAGGTAGATTTTATGCAAAAAAAGAAATAATAAAAATCTTATTTCAAAAAAATCAAATTGCTACACAGTATGTCGATTTAAAAGGGAATCCTAGTTTAGAAAGATTATATAATCCCAATGGATCTGTTTCTGCTGTAGAGGGATTATTAAGTGAAAATGGTAAGATTTATGGAAGAATGACTCATCCAGAACGTTACGATAATGGATTATTAAAAAATATACCTAATGTCCATGAACATTCTATTTTTAAAAATGCGGTACAATTTTTTTTATAA
- the purE gene encoding 5-(carboxyamino)imidazole ribonucleotide mutase, whose protein sequence is MKVAIFIGSISDKKTMKAATEILKNFNIYYKSYVISAHRLPDVLSNTIKKIEHEGTDVIIAGAGLSAHLPGIISSKTILPVIGVPIHNNNGLLGGMDSLFSMVQMPKDVPVATVGINNSYNAGLLAIHILSIKNMDLKKSLLEFRIKKRKKLINEIEQYL, encoded by the coding sequence ATGAAAGTAGCTATATTCATTGGAAGTATTTCCGATAAAAAAACTATGAAAGCAGCAACTGAAATACTAAAAAATTTTAATATATATTATAAATCTTATGTAATTTCCGCACATAGACTTCCTGACGTTTTATCGAATACTATCAAAAAAATAGAACATGAAGGAACAGATGTAATTATTGCAGGAGCTGGATTATCTGCTCATTTGCCTGGAATTATATCTTCTAAAACAATATTACCCGTAATAGGAGTTCCTATTCATAATAATAATGGATTGTTAGGAGGTATGGATTCTCTTTTTTCTATGGTGCAAATGCCAAAAGATGTACCTGTTGCTACAGTAGGAATCAATAATTCTTATAATGCCGGGTTATTAGCTATTCATATTTTATCTATAAAAAATATGGATCTTAAAAAATCATTGCTAGAATTTCGAATAAAAAAAAGAAAAAAATTGATCAATGAAATAGAGCAATATTTGTGA
- the purC gene encoding phosphoribosylaminoimidazolesuccinocarboxamide synthase, whose product MNFVIKKNLLLEGKTKKIYNTNNPLEVLVQYKDNLTSMDGLKNKFLQDKGIINNEISTLIFKFINSCGIKTHFIRRINNREQLCHKVDIIPLEFVARNIVAGSMSKRLNIQEGIHLSNTIFEIFYKNDKLKDPLINDHHAVFLGIISYEELNTIYKIISNINNILKKYFLDKDIILVDFKIEFGKNYKNDILLSDEISPDSCRFWDKKTMKKLDKDPFRTGLKEEVLDIYMEILKRLNVR is encoded by the coding sequence ATGAATTTCGTAATTAAAAAAAATCTTTTATTAGAAGGAAAAACAAAAAAAATATACAATACTAATAATCCACTTGAAGTACTGGTTCAGTATAAAGATAATCTAACATCTATGGATGGATTAAAAAATAAATTCTTACAGGATAAAGGAATTATAAATAATGAAATTAGTACATTAATCTTTAAATTTATTAATTCTTGTGGAATTAAAACTCATTTTATACGAAGAATTAATAATAGAGAACAGTTGTGTCATAAAGTAGATATAATTCCTTTAGAATTTGTTGCTCGAAATATTGTAGCCGGAAGTATGTCGAAACGTTTAAATATTCAAGAGGGAATTCATTTATCGAATACAATTTTCGAAATTTTTTATAAGAATGACAAATTGAAAGATCCATTGATTAATGATCATCATGCTGTATTTTTAGGAATAATTTCTTATGAAGAACTCAACACTATTTATAAAATTATATCGAATATAAATAATATTCTCAAAAAATATTTTTTAGATAAGGATATTATATTGGTAGATTTTAAAATAGAGTTTGGTAAAAATTATAAAAATGATATTTTATTGTCTGACGAAATTAGTCCTGATTCTTGTCGTTTTTGGGATAAAAAAACAATGAAAAAATTAGATAAAGATCCATTTAGAACTGGATTAAAGGAAGAAGTTCTTGACATTTATATGGAAATATTAAAAAGGTTAAATGTAAGATAA